The genomic region GGGCGCAGGCCGAAGAAGATCGCGAAGCCGATCAACGGGAACACGATGAAGGTGGTCGCCTGCACCGCGACATGGATGCGCCAGTTCGTCGCGCCCGCCTTCAGCGCCTCGGGCGACAGGTTCGCGCCGTGCAGGAAGAAGACGAGCGCGATCCCCAGGGTGGTCACCAGCCCCATGTGGAGCGGCCCGTCCGGCGTCCCCAGGTGCGGCGCGACGAACGCCAGCACCACCGCGCAGAGCATCGCCAGCAGGAAACCGTCGATCTTCATGTCCGCGCCCGCTTAACGAGGAAGCAGCGAACCGCAAGGCCCGCGATCCGACTTGTCGGAAGCCGGCACCTTCACGGCGTTCCACGGGCTGCCCATGCGATCCTGATCGCGATACCAGAAGCCGTAGAGCTGGTTCCCGTCCGCCACCAGCGTCGCCATCCCGATGCTCTTTTCCTTCGGCATGTACCACGCCAGCCGCATCACCCGGCCGAGGATCATCCCTTCGAGCTGTCCGTCGCCGTTATTGTAGCAGCCGTGGATCAGATGGCCGTCCTGCCGCAGCACGATCGGGCCATATTCGTGCATATAATAACCGGTGACATCGGGCACCGCCCCGCCGTCCTTCGCCGCCAGCTCGCCCATCACCTCGAATTCGGACAGGCGCACCGGCGCGCCGCCGGCCCAGCTATCGTTGACGGTGAGCTTCAGCCACCGCGCCTCCACCGGGCGATCGAGCGTGAAGGCGGTGCGCTGGTCGGCTTTCGCCTCGCCCTGATAGAGCTTCGTCCACGGGCCGGCGCGCGACGCGGTGGACCCCCACAAGGTGAAATGACGCACCGGCGATCCCGACGGGCTGTTCGAGGCGCTGCCGTCCTCCCGCCGGACCGGCGCGAAGGTCGAATCGAGCGCGAA from Sphingomonas sp. CL5.1 harbors:
- a CDS encoding discoidin domain-containing protein: MRALIIAAAALAVAGCSTRQAEQSPEAPKAEPANILHISHGGIAYPDGDELKRHWSNYTINLIDGSQAYGWTSEDKAALPHDLFFELAGNGKITGFALDSTFAPVRREDGSASNSPSGSPVRHFTLWGSTASRAGPWTKLYQGEAKADQRTAFTLDRPVEARWLKLTVNDSWAGGAPVRLSEFEVMGELAAKDGGAVPDVTGYYMHEYGPIVLRQDGHLIHGCYNNGDGQLEGMILGRVMRLAWYMPKEKSIGMATLVADGNQLYGFWYRDQDRMGSPWNAVKVPASDKSDRGPCGSLLPR